From Amycolatopsis sp. cg9, one genomic window encodes:
- a CDS encoding PPOX class F420-dependent oxidoreductase encodes MELPADLLALLREPSLCFLATSMPDGSPQLTQTWVDTDGTHILVNTVLGHQKQRNIERDPRVALNVADRDRPSRYYAVRGRVVDTTEEGAVEHIEELAQRYLGGPYPWWGGRDQTRLLLTVKADRISPS; translated from the coding sequence GTGGAACTGCCCGCCGACCTCCTCGCGTTGCTGCGCGAACCCAGCCTCTGCTTCCTGGCGACGTCGATGCCGGACGGCTCGCCGCAGCTCACCCAGACCTGGGTGGACACCGACGGGACGCACATCCTGGTCAACACCGTGCTGGGGCACCAGAAGCAGCGCAACATCGAGCGCGACCCGCGGGTGGCGCTCAACGTGGCCGACCGCGACCGGCCGTCGCGGTACTACGCGGTCCGCGGGCGGGTCGTCGACACGACCGAGGAAGGCGCCGTCGAGCACATCGAGGAGCTCGCGCAGCGCTACCTCGGCGGTCCGTACCCGTGGTGGGGCGGCCGGGACCAGACGCGGCTGCTGCTGACGGTCAAGGCCGACCGGATCAGCCCGTCATGA
- a CDS encoding putative quinol monooxygenase has translation MIIIAGWLAVAPETRNSYLAGCAEAVRLAREAPGCLEYALGADLLDAGRITVYERWESDEDLERFRGSGPSDEQSAQILDASVARYRISAVEAP, from the coding sequence ATGATCATCATCGCCGGCTGGCTCGCGGTCGCGCCCGAAACGCGGAACTCCTACCTGGCAGGGTGCGCCGAAGCCGTGCGGCTGGCGCGGGAAGCGCCGGGCTGCCTCGAGTACGCGCTGGGCGCCGACCTGCTCGACGCCGGCCGGATCACCGTGTACGAGCGCTGGGAGTCCGACGAGGACCTCGAGCGATTCCGCGGGTCCGGGCCGTCGGACGAGCAGTCCGCGCAGATCCTCGACGCCTCGGTGGCGCGCTACCGCATTTCGGCGGTCGAGGCGCCGTGA
- a CDS encoding TetR/AcrR family transcriptional regulator: protein MTDQSRPGRKRSEQSRLAILAATLDLVAEAGYGTLTIEGIAARSGVGKQTIYRWWPSKADVLLDALATKADLQIPIPDEGSFRADLGQFLVSTFALGEKNQVSDTLRALMAQAQLDPEFGKRFREDFLDRRREALGTIVGRAAERGELPDGVAPRTVIDVVFGVLWYRLLATREPLGRSLAGELVTLLAAHGASTAEMR from the coding sequence ATGACCGACCAGTCCCGTCCCGGCCGCAAGCGCAGCGAGCAGAGCCGGCTCGCGATCCTCGCCGCCACGCTCGACCTGGTCGCCGAAGCGGGCTACGGCACGCTGACCATCGAGGGCATCGCCGCGCGCTCGGGCGTCGGCAAGCAGACGATCTACCGCTGGTGGCCGTCGAAGGCCGACGTCCTGCTCGACGCGCTCGCGACGAAGGCCGACCTGCAGATCCCGATCCCCGACGAAGGGTCCTTCCGCGCCGACCTCGGGCAGTTCCTGGTCAGCACGTTCGCGCTGGGGGAGAAGAACCAGGTCTCGGACACGCTGCGCGCGCTCATGGCGCAGGCGCAGCTCGACCCGGAGTTCGGCAAACGGTTCCGCGAAGACTTCCTGGACCGCCGCCGCGAAGCGCTCGGCACGATCGTCGGCCGCGCCGCCGAGCGCGGCGAACTGCCCGACGGCGTCGCACCTCGCACGGTGATCGACGTCGTGTTCGGCGTGCTCTGGTACCGCCTGCTCGCGACCCGCGAGCCGCTCGGCCGGAGCCTGGCCGGCGAACTCGTGACGCTGCTAGCGGCTCACGGCGCCTCGACCGCCGAAATGCGGTAG
- a CDS encoding SDR family oxidoreductase → MSIALVAGGTSGIGLATARRLHRQGYEVHLTGRGKERLDDVAASDPQLTGHQADGGDATAMAALASSLGTVDVLVVSLSGAEGMGPIDSLDLDVLRRAFDAKFWAHLTTIQAVLPHLAADGSITLLSAITARAAMPGTAGIGALNAAIEALVKPLAVELAPRRVNAVSPGVVDTAWWSGFPAEVREGFFAQTAASIPARRVATADDVAEVVALAATNANLTGTVLEADGGARLVSMG, encoded by the coding sequence ATGAGCATCGCTCTCGTCGCCGGCGGCACCTCGGGCATCGGCCTGGCGACCGCGCGGCGGCTGCACCGGCAGGGCTACGAAGTCCACCTCACCGGCCGCGGCAAGGAACGCCTGGACGACGTCGCGGCGAGCGACCCGCAGCTGACCGGCCACCAAGCCGACGGCGGCGACGCCACGGCGATGGCCGCGCTGGCGTCGTCGCTGGGGACGGTCGACGTGCTGGTGGTGAGCCTCTCCGGCGCCGAAGGCATGGGGCCGATCGATTCACTGGACCTCGACGTGCTGCGGCGGGCGTTCGACGCGAAGTTCTGGGCGCACCTGACGACGATCCAGGCCGTCCTGCCGCACCTGGCCGCGGACGGCTCGATCACGCTGCTCAGCGCGATCACGGCCCGGGCCGCGATGCCGGGGACGGCGGGGATCGGCGCCCTGAACGCGGCCATCGAAGCACTGGTCAAGCCGCTGGCGGTGGAGCTGGCGCCCCGACGGGTCAACGCGGTCTCGCCGGGCGTCGTCGACACGGCCTGGTGGAGCGGCTTCCCGGCGGAGGTGCGGGAGGGGTTCTTCGCCCAGACAGCGGCTTCGATCCCGGCACGGCGAGTCGCTACGGCCGACGACGTGGCCGAGGTGGTGGCTTTGGCGGCGACGAACGCCAACCTGACAGGCACGGTCCTGGAGGCCGACGGCGGCGCACGGCTGGTGTCGATGGGGTGA
- the proB gene encoding glutamate 5-kinase produces MSGTRQAIAAARRVVVKVGSSALTTAGSGLDVARLDALVDAIAERVARDTQIVLVSSGAIGAGLAPLSLGKRPRDLATQQAAASVGQLALAHAYAESFGRYALTVGQVLLTSDDVVRRSHYRNAQRTFSRLLALGAVPVVNENDTVATEEIRFGDNDRLAALVAHLIGADALLLLSDVDGLYDGDPREGATRKLTEVLSESDVDGISVGMSSSGLGTGGMVSKLAAARTAAGAGIPVLLAAASEASAALTTASPGTAFAPADTRLSARRFWLGYAADTTGKLRLDDGAVTAVVRRRRSLLAAGITGVEGDFQAGDVVDLVDAKDRAVARGVVAFDATELPDLIGRSTPELPEEQRREVVHADDLVPLRR; encoded by the coding sequence GTGAGTGGCACCCGGCAGGCCATCGCGGCCGCGCGCCGCGTGGTGGTGAAGGTCGGTTCGTCGGCGCTGACCACCGCGGGCAGCGGCCTCGACGTGGCCCGGCTGGACGCGCTGGTCGACGCGATCGCCGAGCGCGTCGCCCGCGACACCCAGATCGTCCTGGTGTCCTCGGGCGCGATCGGCGCCGGCCTGGCCCCGCTCTCCCTCGGCAAGCGCCCCCGCGACCTGGCGACCCAGCAGGCGGCGGCGAGCGTCGGCCAGCTGGCGCTGGCGCACGCGTACGCCGAATCGTTCGGGAGGTACGCGCTGACGGTCGGGCAGGTGCTGCTGACGTCCGACGACGTCGTCCGCCGGTCCCACTACCGCAACGCGCAGCGAACGTTCTCGCGGCTGCTGGCCCTCGGCGCGGTCCCGGTGGTCAACGAGAACGACACGGTGGCAACGGAGGAAATCCGCTTCGGCGACAACGACCGCCTGGCGGCACTGGTGGCCCACCTGATCGGCGCCGATGCACTCCTCCTGCTGTCCGATGTGGACGGTCTGTACGACGGCGACCCCCGCGAGGGCGCGACCCGCAAGCTGACCGAAGTCCTGTCGGAGTCCGATGTGGACGGAATCTCGGTCGGCATGTCCAGCTCCGGCCTGGGCACCGGCGGCATGGTCTCGAAACTGGCGGCCGCCCGAACCGCGGCGGGCGCGGGCATCCCGGTCCTCCTGGCCGCGGCCTCGGAAGCGTCCGCCGCCCTGACCACGGCTTCCCCGGGCACCGCGTTCGCCCCGGCGGACACCCGCCTGTCGGCCCGCCGTTTCTGGCTGGGCTACGCGGCCGACACCACGGGCAAACTCCGCCTGGACGACGGCGCGGTGACAGCGGTGGTCCGCCGCCGCAGGTCCTTGCTGGCAGCAGGCATAACCGGCGTGGAGGGCGACTTCCAGGCCGGCGACGTGGTCGACCTGGTGGACGCGAAGGACCGCGCGGTGGCCCGCGGAGTGGTGGCGTTCGACGCGACGGAACTCCCGGACCTGATCGGCCGCTCCACCCCGGAACTGCCGGAGGAACAGCGCCGCGAGGTGGTCCACGCGGACGACCTGGTCCCACTGCGCCGCTGA
- the obgE gene encoding GTPase ObgE: MASRFVDRAVIHLTAGDGGNGCASVHREKFKPLGGPDGGNGGNGGDVLLVVDPNVHTLLDFHFRPHAKAGSGKMGQGGNRAGAAGESLVMKVPSGTVVFTEDGELVADLIGPGTTFVAAQGGRGGLGNAALASKARKAPGFALLGEPGESRDLTLELRSVADVGLLGFPSAGKSSLISVLSAAKPKIADYPFTTLVPNLGVITGGDTVFTMADVPGLIPGASEGKGLGLDFLRHIERCAVLVHVVDCATLEPGRDPLSDVDALEAELAKYTPSLGGKLEERPRVVVLNKIDVPEAAELAEFVRPDLEARGLQVFEVSTASRKGLRELTFALAAIVEQYREAQPVLEPEKIVLRPLAVDDSGFTVEVDPEEEGAFIVRGARPERWIRQTDFANDEAVGYLADRLDRLGVEEQLAKLGAKPGSPVTIGDVQFEWEPSTPSVAVHLSGRGTDVRLERSDRVGASERKEARRIRREGTGEFDDDQDAGE, encoded by the coding sequence ATGGCGTCCCGGTTCGTGGACCGCGCGGTCATCCACCTGACCGCCGGTGACGGTGGGAACGGCTGCGCCTCGGTGCACCGCGAGAAGTTCAAGCCCCTCGGCGGCCCGGACGGCGGCAACGGCGGCAACGGCGGCGACGTCCTGCTGGTCGTCGACCCGAACGTGCACACCCTGCTCGACTTCCACTTCCGCCCGCACGCCAAGGCCGGCAGCGGCAAGATGGGCCAGGGCGGCAACCGCGCGGGCGCGGCGGGGGAGTCGCTGGTGATGAAGGTGCCGTCCGGCACCGTCGTGTTCACCGAAGACGGCGAGCTGGTCGCCGACCTGATCGGCCCGGGCACCACGTTCGTCGCCGCCCAGGGCGGCCGCGGCGGCCTCGGCAACGCGGCGCTCGCGTCGAAGGCCCGCAAGGCACCCGGGTTCGCGTTGCTCGGCGAGCCGGGCGAGAGCCGTGACCTGACGCTGGAGCTGCGCTCGGTCGCCGACGTCGGCCTGCTCGGCTTCCCGTCCGCGGGCAAGTCGTCGCTGATCTCGGTGCTGTCCGCGGCCAAGCCGAAGATCGCCGACTACCCGTTCACCACGCTCGTGCCGAACCTCGGCGTCATCACCGGCGGCGACACGGTCTTCACGATGGCCGACGTGCCCGGCCTGATCCCCGGCGCGTCCGAGGGCAAGGGCCTGGGCCTCGACTTCCTCCGCCACATCGAGCGGTGCGCGGTGCTGGTGCACGTCGTCGACTGCGCGACGCTCGAGCCCGGCCGCGACCCGCTGTCCGATGTGGACGCGCTCGAAGCCGAGCTCGCGAAGTACACGCCGAGCCTGGGCGGGAAGCTCGAAGAGCGCCCGCGGGTGGTCGTGCTCAACAAGATCGACGTCCCGGAGGCCGCCGAGCTCGCCGAGTTCGTCCGGCCGGACCTGGAAGCCCGTGGCCTGCAGGTCTTCGAGGTCTCGACCGCGTCCCGCAAGGGCCTGCGGGAGCTGACGTTCGCGCTCGCGGCGATCGTCGAGCAGTACCGCGAGGCGCAGCCGGTGCTGGAGCCGGAGAAGATCGTCCTGCGGCCGCTCGCGGTCGACGACTCCGGGTTCACCGTCGAGGTCGACCCGGAGGAAGAGGGCGCGTTCATCGTGCGCGGCGCCCGGCCGGAGCGCTGGATCCGCCAGACCGACTTCGCCAACGACGAGGCCGTCGGCTACCTCGCCGACCGCCTGGACCGCCTGGGCGTCGAGGAGCAGCTGGCGAAGCTCGGCGCGAAGCCCGGCAGCCCCGTCACGATCGGCGACGTCCAGTTCGAGTGGGAGCCGTCGACGCCGAGCGTCGCGGTCCACCTGTCCGGGCGCGGCACCGACGTCCGGCTGGAGCGCAGCGACCGGGTCGGCGCGTCCGAGCGCAAGGAGGCCCGCCGCATCCGCCGTGAAGGCACGGGCGAGTTCGACGACGACCAGGACGCCGGCGAGTGA
- the rpmA gene encoding 50S ribosomal protein L27 produces the protein MAHKKGASSSRNGRDSNAQRLGVKRYGGQEVNAGEILIRQRGTKFHPGVNVGRGGDDTLFALAAGAVQFGEKRGRKTVNIVVPAEA, from the coding sequence ATGGCTCACAAGAAGGGTGCTTCCAGCTCCCGCAACGGTCGTGACTCGAACGCGCAGCGCCTCGGCGTCAAGCGCTACGGCGGCCAGGAAGTCAACGCGGGCGAGATCCTGATCCGCCAGCGCGGCACCAAGTTCCACCCGGGCGTGAACGTCGGCCGCGGCGGCGACGACACGCTGTTCGCCCTGGCCGCCGGTGCGGTCCAGTTCGGCGAGAAGCGTGGCCGCAAGACGGTCAACATCGTCGTGCCGGCCGAGGCGTAA
- the rplU gene encoding 50S ribosomal protein L21: MSAYAIVKTGGKQYKVAVGDVVEVEKLEGEPGTEHILPAVLFVDGGEVTTDADALAKVSVTGKVVEQTKGPKIRIHKFKNKTGYHKRQGHRQKLTRVEVTAISK, encoded by the coding sequence GTGTCGGCGTACGCGATCGTCAAGACCGGCGGCAAGCAGTACAAGGTGGCCGTCGGCGACGTCGTCGAGGTCGAGAAGCTCGAGGGCGAGCCGGGCACCGAGCACATCCTTCCCGCCGTGCTGTTCGTGGACGGTGGCGAGGTCACCACGGACGCCGACGCGTTGGCGAAGGTCTCGGTCACCGGCAAGGTCGTCGAGCAGACCAAGGGTCCGAAGATCCGGATCCACAAGTTCAAGAACAAGACGGGCTACCACAAGCGCCAGGGTCACCGGCAGAAGCTGACCCGCGTCGAGGTCACCGCCATCTCCAAGTAA
- a CDS encoding translation initiation factor IF-2 N-terminal domain-containing protein, which translates to MSNAETPAEHTGGNPATPTTGPLADLPARIRVHALAKLLESHSRDILVKLTELGESVRSAQSSVTREVALKVAEAFTPAEGGQPTAPEGAPAGTGQDRSDTPAGATQDEAAAGRGQADADQGGRSGRGQADADQDQGRLAGRGQADAAQDQGAAQGQGRGNAGPTRDAADQGQPAGGGRDAADQGQSAGRGRGNADQGRGRTRGGAGQDAAQEQATRQSAPAVPPVPEVPAAEAEKPRPRQKTRAHLPVFAAPSPVFLPPEPSERAVKPARKPADPFAEPEPRPEPEPAADEAEDTTPADNGADGDDEDGGSRRRRRRGRRGRGRGKGAEGGDEGTENDDDQAEEQPRRRSRAGDEKPEADTEEAEEAAGPASESDSDDEGEGGSKRRRRRRRRKGSDGDDAETTDDPPNTVTHVRQAKAEQAERERPARDEVRSVRGSTRLEAKRQRRRDGREAGRRRAPILSEAEFLARRESVERTMVVAEKGDSTQIGVLEDGVLVEHFVTQSGSGSIVGNVYLGRVQNVLPSMEAAFIDIGRGRNAVLYAGEVDWDAAGLEGKARKIEQALSTGDSVLVQVTKDPVGHKGARLTTQISLPGRFLVYVPAGGATGISRKLPENERRRLKDILKRIVPEDAGVIIRTASEGIGEEELGRDVDRLKAQWDVIKEKAAAGSGKKGGAPTMLYEEPDLLVKVVRDLFTEDFTKLEIQGNRSWETINDYVRHVAPELTERLKRYTGTGDAFADHRIDEQITKALDRKVWLPSGGYLVIDRTEAMTVIDVNTGKFTGSGGNLEETVTRNNLESAEEIVRQLRLRDIGGIIVIDFIDMVLESNRELVLRRLTECLGRDRTRHQVAEVTSLGLVQMTRKKIGTGLLEAFSTPCEHCKGRGVLVSTEVQRTGGGSGHSHGGNGNGGGNGGGGGGEKTSRRSRGRGKGEEAAKEPAEPAKAEVHAVPTPEQRESIASAVAAMANASKAAKEHDHGAVNGNGHVPEPAKEVADVPATTEADETPVAAEEPVNESSEAAQPVAEPEVSVPEPAVRSTRRRPRRAASRPAGPPVHASDQSQ; encoded by the coding sequence ATGTCGAACGCGGAAACACCCGCCGAGCACACCGGCGGGAATCCCGCCACACCCACGACCGGCCCGCTGGCCGACCTGCCCGCCCGGATCCGGGTGCACGCGCTGGCCAAGCTGCTCGAGTCGCACAGCCGGGACATCCTCGTCAAGCTCACCGAGCTGGGCGAAAGCGTGCGCAGCGCACAGTCGAGCGTGACCAGGGAAGTGGCGCTCAAGGTCGCCGAGGCCTTCACCCCGGCCGAGGGCGGACAGCCCACCGCGCCGGAAGGAGCCCCGGCCGGCACCGGCCAGGACCGGAGCGACACCCCGGCCGGCGCCACCCAGGACGAGGCCGCCGCCGGTCGTGGCCAGGCCGACGCCGACCAGGGCGGCCGCTCCGGTCGCGGCCAGGCCGACGCCGATCAGGACCAGGGCCGGCTCGCCGGTCGCGGCCAGGCCGACGCTGCCCAGGACCAGGGCGCTGCCCAGGGCCAGGGCCGGGGCAACGCCGGTCCGACCCGGGACGCCGCCGACCAGGGGCAGCCCGCGGGCGGCGGCCGGGACGCCGCCGACCAGGGCCAGTCCGCGGGCCGTGGCCGGGGCAACGCCGACCAGGGCCGCGGCCGCACCCGCGGCGGCGCCGGTCAGGACGCCGCCCAGGAGCAGGCCACCCGCCAGTCCGCCCCCGCGGTCCCGCCGGTGCCCGAGGTGCCGGCCGCCGAGGCCGAGAAGCCGCGCCCGCGCCAGAAGACCCGCGCCCACCTGCCGGTGTTCGCCGCGCCGTCGCCGGTCTTCCTGCCGCCGGAGCCGTCCGAGCGCGCGGTCAAGCCGGCCCGCAAGCCGGCCGACCCGTTCGCGGAGCCGGAGCCCCGCCCGGAGCCCGAGCCCGCCGCGGACGAAGCCGAAGACACCACCCCCGCCGACAACGGCGCCGACGGTGACGACGAGGACGGCGGCAGCCGCCGTCGCCGCCGCCGTGGCCGTCGCGGCCGTGGCCGTGGCAAGGGCGCCGAGGGCGGCGACGAAGGCACCGAAAACGACGACGACCAGGCCGAAGAGCAGCCGCGCCGCCGGTCCCGCGCCGGTGACGAAAAGCCCGAAGCGGACACCGAAGAGGCCGAGGAAGCCGCCGGCCCCGCTTCGGAGTCCGACAGCGACGACGAGGGCGAAGGCGGCAGCAAGCGCCGTCGTCGCCGCCGTCGCCGCAAGGGCTCGGACGGCGACGACGCCGAGACGACCGACGACCCGCCCAACACCGTCACGCACGTCCGCCAGGCCAAGGCCGAGCAGGCCGAGCGCGAACGCCCGGCGCGCGACGAGGTGCGCAGCGTCCGCGGGTCGACCCGCCTGGAGGCCAAGCGCCAGCGCCGGCGCGACGGCCGCGAGGCCGGCCGCCGCCGCGCCCCGATCCTGTCCGAGGCCGAGTTCCTCGCCCGCCGCGAGTCGGTCGAGCGCACGATGGTCGTCGCCGAGAAGGGCGACTCGACGCAGATCGGCGTGCTCGAAGACGGTGTGCTGGTCGAGCACTTCGTGACGCAGTCGGGCTCCGGCTCGATCGTCGGCAACGTCTACCTCGGCCGCGTCCAGAACGTGCTGCCGAGCATGGAAGCCGCGTTCATCGACATCGGCCGCGGCCGCAACGCCGTGCTCTACGCCGGCGAGGTCGACTGGGACGCCGCCGGCCTGGAGGGCAAGGCCCGCAAGATCGAGCAGGCGCTGTCCACCGGCGACTCCGTGCTGGTCCAGGTCACCAAGGACCCGGTCGGGCACAAGGGCGCCCGGCTGACCACGCAGATCTCGCTGCCCGGCCGCTTCCTCGTCTACGTACCCGCGGGCGGCGCCACCGGCATCTCCCGCAAGCTGCCGGAGAACGAGCGCCGCCGGCTCAAGGACATCCTCAAGCGGATCGTCCCGGAGGACGCGGGCGTCATCATCCGCACCGCCTCCGAGGGCATCGGCGAGGAGGAGCTGGGCCGCGACGTCGACCGCCTGAAGGCGCAGTGGGACGTCATCAAGGAGAAGGCCGCCGCCGGTTCCGGCAAGAAGGGCGGCGCGCCGACCATGCTCTACGAAGAGCCGGACCTGCTGGTCAAGGTCGTGCGTGACCTCTTCACCGAGGACTTCACCAAGCTGGAGATCCAGGGCAACCGGTCGTGGGAGACGATCAACGACTACGTCCGGCACGTCGCCCCGGAGCTGACCGAGCGGCTCAAGCGCTACACCGGCACCGGTGACGCGTTCGCCGACCACCGGATCGACGAGCAGATCACCAAGGCCCTCGACCGCAAGGTCTGGCTGCCGAGCGGCGGTTACCTGGTCATCGACCGCACCGAGGCGATGACGGTCATCGACGTCAACACCGGCAAGTTCACCGGATCGGGTGGCAACCTCGAGGAGACGGTGACCCGCAACAACCTGGAGTCGGCGGAGGAGATCGTCCGCCAGCTCCGGCTGCGGGACATCGGCGGCATCATCGTCATCGACTTCATCGACATGGTGCTCGAGTCGAACCGCGAGCTGGTGCTGCGCCGCCTCACCGAGTGCCTCGGCCGCGACCGCACGCGCCACCAGGTCGCCGAGGTCACCTCGCTCGGCCTGGTCCAGATGACCCGCAAGAAGATCGGCACCGGCCTGCTGGAGGCGTTCTCGACGCCGTGCGAGCACTGCAAGGGCCGGGGCGTGCTCGTCTCGACCGAGGTGCAGCGCACCGGCGGCGGTTCCGGGCACTCCCACGGGGGGAACGGCAACGGCGGTGGCAACGGCGGCGGTGGCGGCGGGGAGAAGACCTCCCGCCGGTCGCGTGGCCGCGGCAAGGGCGAGGAGGCCGCCAAGGAGCCGGCCGAACCCGCCAAGGCCGAGGTGCACGCCGTGCCGACGCCGGAGCAGCGCGAGTCGATCGCGTCGGCGGTGGCGGCGATGGCGAACGCCTCGAAGGCCGCCAAGGAGCACGACCACGGCGCCGTGAACGGCAACGGGCACGTCCCGGAGCCCGCCAAGGAGGTCGCGGACGTCCCGGCCACCACGGAGGCGGACGAGACGCCGGTGGCGGCCGAAGAGCCGGTCAACGAGTCTTCGGAGGCCGCTCAGCCGGTCGCCGAACCCGAGGTCAGCGTGCCCGAACCGGCCGTGCGCTCCACCCGGCGCCGTCCGCGCCGGGCGGCGTCGCGGCCGGCGGGTCCGCCGGTGCACGCCTCGGACCAGAGTCAGTGA
- a CDS encoding S8 family serine peptidase: protein MSLLARPLRAAVCTVLVLSGCVTAGPAVADEPACAHGRSLRYVVTFDRGTTESSARGRITGACGATTVYYPQIAVAIATSGDPGFGERIGLDRAFSAQAERLAAQRATDPVKPQPARAALPRTDPAKVPATDLSAQQWDMRMINAGRARGFTGGSRDVVVGVLDSGVDPDHPDLAGALDADDSAGCLSGAPDRAPAAWAPTTSVHGTHVAGIIAAADDGRGVTGVAPGVRVASVKVIDDRGYADPEAAVCGLMWAASRHMRLTNSSFFVNPWTLSCIRGNDRGVVHEALARAVEYSTSAGTLNVAAATNEAVDLTPSARSGSPGAGDGCEALPAGLRDVVAVSAVGSDRVKAGYSSYGLGVIDVTAPGGETGECVLSTVPGGYAPLCGTSMAAPHVTGVLALLASRDPGARPRQLRRTLETQATPMACPADYDLTGDGTQDAYCAGYEGYNGFYGHGMADALAAVAPAGRPDPAR from the coding sequence GTGTCCCTGCTGGCGCGGCCGCTGCGGGCGGCCGTGTGCACCGTCTTGGTGCTTTCGGGATGCGTCACCGCCGGTCCGGCGGTGGCGGACGAGCCCGCCTGTGCCCACGGACGGTCCCTCCGCTACGTCGTCACCTTCGACCGCGGTACCACCGAGTCTTCGGCCCGCGGGCGGATCACCGGCGCGTGCGGCGCCACCACCGTCTACTACCCGCAGATCGCCGTGGCGATCGCGACCTCCGGCGACCCGGGCTTCGGCGAGCGGATCGGGCTCGACCGGGCGTTCAGCGCCCAGGCCGAGCGGCTGGCCGCGCAGCGCGCCACGGACCCGGTGAAGCCCCAGCCGGCGCGGGCGGCGCTGCCCCGTACCGACCCCGCGAAGGTGCCGGCCACCGACTTGAGCGCGCAGCAGTGGGACATGCGGATGATCAACGCGGGCCGGGCGCGCGGCTTCACCGGCGGCAGCCGCGACGTCGTCGTCGGCGTGCTCGACTCGGGCGTCGACCCGGACCACCCGGACCTCGCCGGCGCGCTCGACGCGGACGACTCCGCCGGCTGCCTGAGCGGTGCCCCCGACCGCGCGCCCGCGGCTTGGGCGCCGACGACGTCGGTGCACGGGACGCACGTGGCGGGCATCATCGCCGCGGCCGACGACGGGCGGGGTGTGACCGGTGTGGCACCCGGGGTGCGGGTGGCGTCGGTGAAGGTGATCGACGACCGCGGCTACGCCGACCCCGAAGCCGCGGTGTGCGGCCTGATGTGGGCGGCGTCACGGCACATGCGGCTGACGAACAGCAGCTTCTTCGTGAACCCGTGGACGCTCTCGTGCATCCGCGGCAACGACCGCGGCGTGGTCCACGAGGCCCTGGCGCGCGCGGTCGAATACAGCACGTCGGCGGGCACGCTGAACGTCGCGGCGGCGACCAACGAAGCCGTGGACCTGACACCGTCGGCCCGCTCCGGCTCGCCCGGGGCGGGCGACGGCTGCGAGGCCCTGCCGGCCGGGCTGCGGGACGTCGTCGCGGTGTCGGCCGTGGGTTCGGACCGGGTGAAGGCGGGCTACAGCTCGTACGGGCTGGGCGTGATCGATGTCACCGCGCCGGGCGGCGAGACGGGCGAGTGCGTCCTTTCGACCGTGCCGGGCGGGTACGCGCCGCTGTGCGGGACGTCGATGGCCGCGCCGCACGTCACCGGGGTGCTGGCGCTGCTGGCCTCCCGCGACCCCGGCGCCCGCCCGCGGCAGCTGCGCCGGACGCTCGAGACGCAGGCGACACCGATGGCCTGCCCGGCCGACTACGACCTGACCGGGGACGGGACGCAGGACGCGTACTGCGCCGGGTACGAGGGCTACAACGGGTTCTACGGGCACGGGATGGCGGACGCGCTGGCGGCCGTGGCGCCGGCGGGACGGCCGGACCCGGCTCGCTGA